Part of the Salinimonas lutimaris genome, GTTCGCCCGGAGCACGTCCGGAAAGATAGCGCGAGTAGTTTTCAATCCCCGAGCAATAGCCAAGTTCGAGCATCATTTCGATATCAAACTGAGTGCGCTGACTAATGCGCTGTTCTTCCAGCAACTTGTTGACCGACTTTAACTGGGTCTTACGCTCAGCCAACTCTTCTTTAATCTGCTCAATGGCCTGCAGAATTTTTTCCCGTGGGGTTACGTAATGGGTCTTAGGGAAAATCGTCGCCCGGACCACATTTTTTTCCACCGCACCGGTCAGTGGATCAAAAAAGCTGATGTTATCAATTTCTTCGTCAAACAATTCTACCCTGACCGCCTGCTTTTCTGAGTCGGCGGGAAAGATATCAATTACATCACCACGTACCCTGAAATTACCACGTTCAAAAGCCAGATCGTTTCGACTGTACTGAAGCTCAGCCAGGCGGCGTAAAATATCCCGCTGATTGATAATGTCACCCTTACGCAAATGTAAGAGCATTTTCATGTAGGATTCCGGGTCGCCCAAACCGTAAATTGCAGACACACTGGCCACAATCACAACATCCCGGCGTTCCATCAATGCCTTGGTGGCCGACAAACGCATCTGTTCAATATGATCATTAATTGATGAATCTTTTTCGATAAACGTATCAGTACTGGGCACGTAAGCTTCGGGCTGGTAATAATCGTAGTAAGATACAAAATATTCAACGGCGTTATTGGGAAAAAACTCTTTCATTTCACCGTATAACTGCGCAGCCAGAGTTTTGTTGTGAGCCAATATCAATGTCGGGCGCTGCACGGTCTGGATAACATTTGCCATGGTAAAGGTTTTACCCGATCCGGTAACCCCCAGCAGGGTCTGCCCGGCCAGCCCGCTCTCCAGACCATCTACCAGAGCTTCAATGGCTTTAGGCTGGTCACCAGCAGGCTGGTACTTTGAAACTAACTCAAATCCTCGGCTCATACGTTGTGCGATTCCTCATTAATTGGTTCGTGACGCTGCTTTGACAGCTCTCGCTTGAAGGCCAGGTACGACACACCGGCCATGAGTATATTGGCAATAACATTGCCCCAGAACAGGCCGGGTATATCAAAAAGAATACTGCCTACGTAAGACACTGGTACGAAAAAAACAAACAAGCGGATGATACTCAGCACCAGCGCTGTCATCGGCCGGTGCATGGCATTAAATGACGAGTTGGTCAGAATAATGACTCCCTGCATGCCATAACCCAGCGGTACGATACACAAAAACAGCTTGATCAGACTGGCGACTTCCGCCTCGTTGGCAAATACACTGGCAATTAACGGCGAGGCTGCCCACATTATGCCAAATACAATAACCTGCCAGACTAAAATAAATTTAAGTGTCAGCGCGTAGGCCTCTTCAACTCGCCGATGCAGATTCGCTCCCACATTCTGGCTGATTATGGGTGGCAGGGTCATCGACAACGCCAGAATGACGATACTGGCTATGGATTCAAGGCGATTTCCTACGCCCCATGCCGCTACGGCTTCTGCGCCATAGGTCGCCACAATCCCCGTCATTACAGCGCCGGCAATGGGGGTAAGCATGTTCGCACCGGCCGCCGGCAAACCAATCTTCATGACTTCCCGGGCACTTTCCTTAAACTCACTGAGGTTTAGTAGCCGCGGTATCATTAATTTTCGCCGAACCGCCAGTAACCAGATGATCCACGCTGCGCCAAACAGCCAGGCAATAAAGGTAGCCAGCGCAGCCCCCTGAATCCCCATTTCAGGAAACGGGCCCAGGCCAAAAATAAATAGCGGATCCAGCGCCGCATTTAACGCCCCGCCCGATGCCATAATAATGCTGGGAGTGCGGGTATCACCACAGGCCCGTAATACACTGTTACCCACCATGGGCAAGCTCAAAAAGACGCTGGACAAATACCAGACCGACATATAGTCGCGGATATAGGGCATCAGATTGTCGCTGGCATTAAGATAATGAAATATCGGGTCAATCAGCAGGTAGCCGATAAAGGCAAGCGCACCCACCAGCAATACAGAGAGCATCAGAGAACCGGTTGCATACAGTTTGGCATTTTCGAATTCACCTGCGCCCTGTAATTTACCGATAATGGCGGAAGTACCTATACCCAGACCAATATTAAGACTGATGACCGTAAAGGTGACCGGAAAAGTGAAACTAATGGCTGCCAGAGGATCGGTGCCCAGCATACTGACAAAAAAGGTATCAACTAATCCAAAGCTCATCATCATAACCATTCCCAGTATCATAGGTATGGTCATTCGCCGGAGTGTGTCGCCGATAGGTGCTTCTGTAAGATTTACGTTGCGCATTTTCGCCGCTGCTTTATTCACAAGATGCCCTGAAAAATCAAAAGTGCATTATTACACAAGACTCGCCGGCGGTTTTAAACCGATAATCGGTCAGCACACCAAATTTATCTATCATTCATTTCATCTGGCAATGCTGTGCAAACGTCAAACATAATAACAGTGCTATATAAGTAGGCTTTATTATGCAAAAAACAATGTGCACATTTTTAGACAAACCAAAGCGTTAAAAGTAGATGTTAATAAAGCAGAATCAGGCGGGCTTTGTCTAAGCCCTGTTCATGACACTGATGTGACAGCGCTATGACGCCCAAACCTCTGCCACACAGGCGCTGCGATTGATTGAATAGCCTCAGATTTGCGCCCGCAAACGTTATCATTTTGTAAACAGAGTCAGATTTTAAGTCCAAGGTCAATACTGATCATAAACTGCGCGGCCATTTAACACACAAGTTGTAGATAGTTTTCCTGATCTGAAAAAGATCCCGAAAAAGATCCTCGAAAACATTTTAAGCCTTTGATTATAAAAAATTAAAAAGCAAAGCACCTGTCTATCCGGGTATATCATTGGATAGATGATCAGCCTCATCAGGGTAGTTTCTGCCGCCTATCAACATAGTTATCCACAGTTTTAGTGGATAAGTCTCTAAAACCCAGCACTGACGGGATGTTTTCGCTACTGGTCGGAGTATTTGGTAAGTGATGACTAACCTTGTGTATGGCGTTAGCTGGTGACACCTCCATTAACCACTGTATTAAAGAACAGTATTCTTAGCACCTTTAATAGTATTTTGGTTATTGTGAGTTGTTTTTGGTTATAAGAAGTAAACTTACTTTTAGTGTGATTGCGCATGAAAATAAAAATACATAAAATACAGTGGTTAGGGTCATTGAATGATTTCCGACCGGAACTTTTAAGCGATTGATGCTTATTTGAACTAAAAGTCCTAAAAAAGCTACTTTTTGTTCAGTTGAACAAAAATTTAAGAAAGTTTGTTGACAGAGTTCCCGATGGTCATTAATATCTCGCCCCGTTGAACAGACAGGTCCCCCTTAGCTCAGTTGGTTAGAGCGACGGACTGTTAATCCGCAGGTCCCCCGTTCGAGTCGGGGAGGGGGAGCCAACTGTTTCAACTTACAAAGAGAATGTTCCCCCTTAGCTCAGTTGGTTAGAGCGACGGACTGTTAATCCGCAGGTCCCCCGTTCGAGTCGGGGAGGGGGAGCCAACTCTCTTGGCTCTTCTTTGTAATACCTCCTCCTTATATAAATTTCATTTTCTTATACCTCTTTATTTTCATCAGCTTATTTTAATTCCTTAATAACCCTTGTCTTATCAAGTTGTTAATCAGCTCACAAAAAGGGATAATAGGCGATTACATACAGCCCTGGCTGGGTGGCTCGTGGTAGCATATTGCCGTTTCCGGTAATTTTTCATTCTAAATAAAGGTATTGGTAGGCTATATGACCGATTTCTTACTGCTGTTGGTTGGAACCGTACTGGTCAATAATTTTGTACTGGTTAAGTTTCTTGGCCTGTGTCCGTTTATGGGTGTCTCTGGCAAACTTGAAACAGCAATCGGTATGTCGATGGCTACTACCTTTGTCCTGACCCTGGCTTCTGTTTCCAGTTATCTGGTAGAAACCTATATTCTGGCCCCACTGGGGTTAGGCTATCTACGCACACTGGCATTTATTCTTGTGATCGCCGTAGTGGTTCAGTTCACCGAAATGGTGGTGCGCAAAACCAGCCCCACCCTTTACCGTCTGCTCGGTATTTTTCTGCCGTTAATTACCACTAATTGTGCGGTACTTGGCGTGGCGCTACTGAACCTGACCGAACAGCACAACTTTATGCAAAGCCTGATTTACGGCTTTGGCGCAGCGGTTGGCTTCTCGCTTGTATTGATTCTGTTTGCCGCCATGCGCGAGCGACTCGCAGCCGCCGATGTTCCGGCCCCCTTCAAAGGCGCCTCTATCGCCATGGTGACCGCCGGACTCATGTCACTGGCCTTTATGGGCTTCACCGGACTAGTAAAACTTTAAGCGCTTATGACCATTGCACTAATTGCCATTGGCTTGCTGGCACTGATCTTTGGCCTGGTACTGGGCTACGCAAGCATCAAATTTCATGTTGAAGGCGACCCCCTTGTCGATCAAATAGACGAGGTGTTGCCTCAAACCCAATGTGGCCAGTGTGGCTATCCGGGTTGCCGGCCCTACGCCGAAGCCATCGCCAATGGCGATGAAATTAATAAATGTCCGCCGGGTGGCGAAACCACAATCAAAAAACTGGCTGACCTGATGGGCGTAGAGCCAAAGCCTCTGGATGCTGCCCACGGCGAAGAAGATGTGAAAAAGGTCGCCTATATTCGCGAGGATGAGTGTATTGGGTGCACAAAGTGCATTCAGGCATGTCCGGTGGATGCCATTTTGGGTGCCGCCAAACATATGCACACGGTGATTACCTCTGAGTGCACGGGGTGCGATCTGTGCGTTGACCCCTGCCCGGTTGACTGTATTGATATGGTACCGGTTACGCCCACCACTTCTTCGTGGAACTGGGATTTTAAGCAAAGCCCCAAAGGCGATATTCCAATTAAGATGGTGTCTCAATGATATATCCGGATTTTGCCCAGGTTGCTCAAAAGCTGGAGTCCGGCGGATTGTACGATTTTCCCGGCGGCGTACACCCGGATGATCGCAAATCTTTGTCTAATTCCACCGATATTGCACGATTGCCAATACCCAAACAATTGGTTGTGCCGGTCAGACAACATATCGGTACGCAGGGGCAACTGACGGTAGCGGTCAATGATAAGGTCAGCAAAGGACAGCCTCTGACCAGTAGTGCGCATCCTTTTGCCATTCCTGTGCATGCACCGACGTCAGGTACGGTGGTCGCCATTGAAAAACATGTGACTGCCCACCCCAGTGGCCTTAGTGAACTGGCGGTTATTATTGAATCTGACGGTGAAGATCGCTGGACTACACTGACATCGCTGCCTCATTATCGCGAACTGCCCGATACTGAACTGGTAAAAGCGCTGTGCGATGCCGGCATTAGCGGCATGGGGGGCGCCGGCTTTCCTACCCATATAAAAACCAGCAGTACCAAAAACATTGAGTTTATGGTTATCAATGGCGCTGAGTGTGAACCCTATATCACCGCCGATGATCGCCTGATGCGCGAACATGCCTGGCAGATTCGTCAGGGAATAGATGTGCTCAGCCATCTGGTTGGCCCGAAAAAAATTCTGGTCGCTATTGAGGATAACAAACCTGAAGCTATCAAAGCCCTGTCGATTGCCTGCAAGGATCACGATGATATTGCGGTGGTCAGTGTGCCGACGAAATACCCGGCCGGGGGTGAAAAGCAACTGATACAGGTACTGACCGGTCGCGAGGTCCCTAAAGGGGGGCTGCCGTCAGATATTGGTATTACCATGTTTAATGTGGGTACCTGCTATGCGGTGGCTGATGCTATTTTTCACGGCAAGCCGCTTATTGAACGGGTGGTGACGGTGACCGGTGAAGCCGTGGATAACCCCGGTAATGTCTGGGCGTTGTTAGGTACACCGGTCAACCATTTGCTGAGCCACGCCCGCTATAATGCGAAAAAGCAACATTTGCCCCAGGTGATTATGGGCGGCCCGATGATGGGCTTCACCATCAGTGATGCCGATATTCCGGTGGTGAAAATAACAAACTGCCTGCTGATCCCGGCCACTGGTGAGCTAACCCAGGGTGACAACGAAACAGCCTGTATCCGGTGTAGTGCCTGTGCCGATGCCTGCCCGGCAAGTCTGCTGCCACAGCAGCTTTACTGGCATGCCAAGGCCCAGGAACACGACAAAGCCGAAGAATACAATTTATTTGACTGTATAGAGTGCGGCGCTTGTGCCTATGTCTGCCCCAGTGAGATTCCGCTGGTGCATTATTATCGACAGGCTAAAGCCGGTATTCGTCTGCAGCGTGATGAAAAAGCCAAAGCAGAAAAAGCCAAGGAACGCTTTGAGGCTCGTAAAGCGCGCCTGGAAAAAGAAAAACTGGAACGCGAAGAAAAACATCGCAAAGCCAAAGAGGCCCGTGCAGCTGCAGCTAATAAACCGGCTGACAACGCCCAGAGTAAAGATAAAGTGGCAGCGGCGCTAGCCAGAGCCAAAGCGAAAAAGCAGGATGCAGACAACGCGCCGGCTGACCAGACCAAAGACAAGGTATCGGCCGCGATTGCCCGTGCCAAAGCCAAAAAGCAGGCTCAGCAAGCCGGCGAGCAGTCAACAGCATCATCCGGAGCAGCCAGCGCTGACCAGGCCGAGCCTGATGATAAAAAACAAAAAGTAGCCGCTGCAATTGCCCGGGCTAAAGCGAAAAAGCAGCAGGCCCAAAATCCGCCGCCCACAGGCGATGACCATCAGTCAGCTGAGGCGCCGCCGCAGGATGAGCGTAAGCAACGGGTTGCGGATGCGATTGCCAGAGCCAAAGCAAAAAAAGCTGCCCGCGAAAATGAGGCACCGGATGCGGCTGATACAGATACCGGCGTTGATAACCGTGCTGCCACAGAGCAAAGCGCTGAACCTGAGTCTGAACCTGAACTGACGCCAGAAGAAGCCAAAAAACAGCGCGTCGCTGCTGCCGTGGCCAAAGCCAAGGCGAAAAAGGTCGCCCGCGAAAATGAGGCACCAGATGCGACTGATACAGATACCGGCGCTGATAACAGTGCTGCCACAGAGCAAAGCGCAGCGCCTGAGCCTGAACTAACGCCGGAAGAAGCCAAAAAACAGCGCGTGGCTGCTGCCGTGGCCAAAGCAAAGGCGAAAAAGGCCGCCCGCGAAAATGAGGCACCGGATGCGGCTAGTAACAGTGCTGCCGCAGAGCAAAACGCTGTACCTGAGTCTGAACCTGAACTAACGCCGGAAGAAGCCAAGAAACAGCGCGTGGCTGCTGCCGTGGCCAAAGCCAAGGCGAAAAAGGCCGCCCGCGAAAATGAGGCACCAGATGCGGCTGATACAGATACCGGTGCTGATAACAGTGCTGCCACAGAGCAAAGCGCAGCGCCTGAGCCTGAACTGACGCCGGAAGAAGCCAAAAAACAGCGCGTGGCTGCTGCCGTGGCTAAAGCCAAGGCAAAAAAGGCAGCACGCGACCAACAAGAGCAAGAGAAATAGTACTGATGAAACTTAATCTTTCCAGCTCCCCTCATCAGCGGGTACCTCGCACCACCAGCCAGGTGATGCGCCTGGTGATTTACGCCATGTTGCCGGCCATTGCCCTGCAAACGTATTTCTTCGGCTGGGGCGTGATTATTCAGGGCGTAATCGCCATAGTTACCGCGCTTATCACTGAAAGCGCTATTCTGGCGCTACGCAAAAAAGATATTAAACAGTCCTTGTCGGATTACAGCGCCGTGCTGACCGCACTACTGCTGGCGGTCAGTATTCCGCCCACCCTGCCCTGGTGGATGACGGTAATCGGGGTGTTCTTTTCTATTGCCATCGCCAAACAGCTTTATGGCGGCCTTGGCTTTAACATGTTCAACCCGGCCATGATCGGCTATGTGGTGTTATTGATTTCTTTTCCGGTCGCTATGACCATGTGGCTTCCGCCTCAGGCTCTGCTGGCACACAGTCTGTCTGTGGGCGATTCGGCCAGTCTGATTTTTACTGGCTACACCCGGGCTGGCCTGGATATTACCCAGGTTCGCACAGTGGCTGACGGCATGACCATGGCCACCCCGCTGGACGCAGTCAAAACCGGCCTGACAGAAGGCAAGACCTACTCTGAAACATTACAACTACCGATTTTTTCAGGCGGTTTAACCAGCAGTCTGGGCGCGGGCTGGGCCTGGATCAGTATTGCCTATCTGCTGGGTGGACTGGCGCTATGGCGGCTGCGGGTGATTAACTGGCAGATTCCGGGCGCCATGATCGCCAGTGTTGCTGTGTGTAGTCTGGCGCTGCATTTGCTGGATATGGACCACTACGCCTCCCCCTGGTTTCATCTGCTAAACGGCAGCCTGATGATTGGTGCATTTTTTATTGCCACCGACCCGGTATCTGCCTCAACCACCGACAAGGGCCGCCTGATATTTGGCGCCACTATCGGCTTCTGGATCGTGATTATCCGCACCTTTGGCAGCTACCCGGACGCCATTGCGTTTGCCGTAATCATTATGAATATGGCAGTCCCGCTGATTGATTATTACACCCGGCCCAGAACCTATGGTCACCAGAAAAAAGCCCGACAGGTGAAAAATTAGTATGTTGAAAACCATTAGTCAGAACGGCGGTATGCTGGCCGTCTTTGCTCTGATCACCACGGCCCTTATCAGTCTGACCTTTATCAGTACCGAAGATCGGATTGCTGAACAGGAGCGACAGCGTCTGCTGAGCGTGCTACATGAAGTAGTGCCGGTGAATACCTTTGATAACAAGCTTTACGCTGACTGTACTCTGATTCAGGCCGATGCGCTGGGCACAAATCAGGCCCAGAAAATTTACCGGGCCCGGTTGCAGGGAGAACCGGTGGCACTGGCTTTGCAAACCACCGCACCCAACGGCTACAGTGGTGACATTGATCTGGTAGTAGGTGTTGATACACAAATAAACGTACTGGGTGTGCGCACTGTCAGTCATCAGGAAACTCCCGGTCTGGGCGACAAAATTGAGCTGGCGGTGAGCGACTGGATTCTGGAATTTTCCGGTAAACAGTTTAACCCGGATAACCAGCAAGCCTGGCAGGTTAAAAAAGACGGCGGCCAGTTTGATCAGTTTACCGGCGCCACCATTACACCACGGGCTGTGGTAGGTGCAGTTCGCCATACGCTGGACTACGTAGCCCAGCACCAACAGGCTTTATTCAGGGCCCCGGCGAACTGTTACGCCGAGTAACTCAGGAAGCTGCTATGAATGATTACAAACAACTTGCCGCCGATGGCATGTGGAAAAACAACCCCGCGCTGGTTCAGCTATTAGGCTTATGCCCGCTGTTAGCGGTAACAGCAACCCTGATAAACGGACTGGGCCTGGGTATTGCTACCACCGCCGTACTGATTGGTTCAAACGTCACCGTATCGCTGGTTCGTAATATTGTGCGCAACGAGATTCGTATCCCTGTTTTTGTGATGGTGATCGCCTCGTTTGTAACCATTATCCAGTTACTGATGAATGCTTTTACCTATGAGTTGTATCTGTCACTGGGCATTTTTATACCGCTGATTGTGACCAACTGTGCCATTATTGGTCGCGCCGAAGCCTTTGCCTCTAAAAATCCGGTGGCACCGGCCGCCTATGACGGCCTGATGATGGGCGCCGGTTTTACCGCGGTTCTGATGTTGCTGGGCGGGCTGCGTGAAGTGCTGGGCTCAGGCACCCTGCTGGCCGGTGCTGACCGGTTGTTCGGGCAGGTTGCCGAAAACTGGACCATGCAGTTATTTGCCACGGATCAGCCGTTTCTGCTGG contains:
- the rsxA gene encoding electron transport complex subunit RsxA, giving the protein MTDFLLLLVGTVLVNNFVLVKFLGLCPFMGVSGKLETAIGMSMATTFVLTLASVSSYLVETYILAPLGLGYLRTLAFILVIAVVVQFTEMVVRKTSPTLYRLLGIFLPLITTNCAVLGVALLNLTEQHNFMQSLIYGFGAAVGFSLVLILFAAMRERLAAADVPAPFKGASIAMVTAGLMSLAFMGFTGLVKL
- a CDS encoding electron transport complex subunit E — encoded protein: MNDYKQLAADGMWKNNPALVQLLGLCPLLAVTATLINGLGLGIATTAVLIGSNVTVSLVRNIVRNEIRIPVFVMVIASFVTIIQLLMNAFTYELYLSLGIFIPLIVTNCAIIGRAEAFASKNPVAPAAYDGLMMGAGFTAVLMLLGGLREVLGSGTLLAGADRLFGQVAENWTMQLFATDQPFLLAILPPGAFIGMGLIIAGKNYLDNRAAAKQVKDTQKVTRIRVTAES
- the rsxB gene encoding electron transport complex subunit RsxB, yielding MTIALIAIGLLALIFGLVLGYASIKFHVEGDPLVDQIDEVLPQTQCGQCGYPGCRPYAEAIANGDEINKCPPGGETTIKKLADLMGVEPKPLDAAHGEEDVKKVAYIREDECIGCTKCIQACPVDAILGAAKHMHTVITSECTGCDLCVDPCPVDCIDMVPVTPTTSSWNWDFKQSPKGDIPIKMVSQ
- the rsxG gene encoding electron transport complex subunit RsxG, whose translation is MLKTISQNGGMLAVFALITTALISLTFISTEDRIAEQERQRLLSVLHEVVPVNTFDNKLYADCTLIQADALGTNQAQKIYRARLQGEPVALALQTTAPNGYSGDIDLVVGVDTQINVLGVRTVSHQETPGLGDKIELAVSDWILEFSGKQFNPDNQQAWQVKKDGGQFDQFTGATITPRAVVGAVRHTLDYVAQHQQALFRAPANCYAE
- a CDS encoding MATE family efflux transporter, which produces MNKAAAKMRNVNLTEAPIGDTLRRMTIPMILGMVMMMSFGLVDTFFVSMLGTDPLAAISFTFPVTFTVISLNIGLGIGTSAIIGKLQGAGEFENAKLYATGSLMLSVLLVGALAFIGYLLIDPIFHYLNASDNLMPYIRDYMSVWYLSSVFLSLPMVGNSVLRACGDTRTPSIIMASGGALNAALDPLFIFGLGPFPEMGIQGAALATFIAWLFGAAWIIWLLAVRRKLMIPRLLNLSEFKESAREVMKIGLPAAGANMLTPIAGAVMTGIVATYGAEAVAAWGVGNRLESIASIVILALSMTLPPIISQNVGANLHRRVEEAYALTLKFILVWQVIVFGIMWAASPLIASVFANEAEVASLIKLFLCIVPLGYGMQGVIILTNSSFNAMHRPMTALVLSIIRLFVFFVPVSYVGSILFDIPGLFWGNVIANILMAGVSYLAFKRELSKQRHEPINEESHNV
- the rsxD gene encoding electron transport complex subunit RsxD, translated to MKLNLSSSPHQRVPRTTSQVMRLVIYAMLPAIALQTYFFGWGVIIQGVIAIVTALITESAILALRKKDIKQSLSDYSAVLTALLLAVSIPPTLPWWMTVIGVFFSIAIAKQLYGGLGFNMFNPAMIGYVVLLISFPVAMTMWLPPQALLAHSLSVGDSASLIFTGYTRAGLDITQVRTVADGMTMATPLDAVKTGLTEGKTYSETLQLPIFSGGLTSSLGAGWAWISIAYLLGGLALWRLRVINWQIPGAMIASVAVCSLALHLLDMDHYASPWFHLLNGSLMIGAFFIATDPVSASTTDKGRLIFGATIGFWIVIIRTFGSYPDAIAFAVIIMNMAVPLIDYYTRPRTYGHQKKARQVKN
- the rsxC gene encoding electron transport complex subunit RsxC — its product is MIYPDFAQVAQKLESGGLYDFPGGVHPDDRKSLSNSTDIARLPIPKQLVVPVRQHIGTQGQLTVAVNDKVSKGQPLTSSAHPFAIPVHAPTSGTVVAIEKHVTAHPSGLSELAVIIESDGEDRWTTLTSLPHYRELPDTELVKALCDAGISGMGGAGFPTHIKTSSTKNIEFMVINGAECEPYITADDRLMREHAWQIRQGIDVLSHLVGPKKILVAIEDNKPEAIKALSIACKDHDDIAVVSVPTKYPAGGEKQLIQVLTGREVPKGGLPSDIGITMFNVGTCYAVADAIFHGKPLIERVVTVTGEAVDNPGNVWALLGTPVNHLLSHARYNAKKQHLPQVIMGGPMMGFTISDADIPVVKITNCLLIPATGELTQGDNETACIRCSACADACPASLLPQQLYWHAKAQEHDKAEEYNLFDCIECGACAYVCPSEIPLVHYYRQAKAGIRLQRDEKAKAEKAKERFEARKARLEKEKLEREEKHRKAKEARAAAANKPADNAQSKDKVAAALARAKAKKQDADNAPADQTKDKVSAAIARAKAKKQAQQAGEQSTASSGAASADQAEPDDKKQKVAAAIARAKAKKQQAQNPPPTGDDHQSAEAPPQDERKQRVADAIARAKAKKAARENEAPDAADTDTGVDNRAATEQSAEPESEPELTPEEAKKQRVAAAVAKAKAKKVARENEAPDATDTDTGADNSAATEQSAAPEPELTPEEAKKQRVAAAVAKAKAKKAARENEAPDAASNSAAAEQNAVPESEPELTPEEAKKQRVAAAVAKAKAKKAARENEAPDAADTDTGADNSAATEQSAAPEPELTPEEAKKQRVAAAVAKAKAKKAARDQQEQEK